CCGCCACGGTGGCGGGTGTTTTCGTCGAACATAAACTGAAGGAAGACAAGGGTATGAAAACGAGAAAAGTGAGTCAGCATTTTGTGATCTGCGGCTGGAACTTCCGGGGACCTGCAATTGTGGCCGAACTTCGCGCCGACATCAAGAGCAAGAAGAAACCAATCGTACTCATTGCGGAGATACCGGAAAAACCGCTGGACGATCCTGATCTTCAATTCATCCGCGGCGAGGTTGAGCCGGACGCTCTGGACAGGGCCAATATCGGAGAGGCGCAGGTGGCGATCATTCTTTCAGATGAAAACCTGGACGCTTACGCCCGCGACGCCAAAACCATCCTGAACACCCTGACCATCAAGAGCCTGTATCCTGATGTTTACGCCTGTGTCGAGCTGATGCATTCCAAGAATATAGACCACTGCCAGCGGGCCAAAGCGGATGAAATCATCGTGGTGGGCGAACTGAGCACCAACCTGCTCGTCCAGGCGGCGCTCGACCACGGTATTACCAGGATTATCACCGAGCTGGTCAGCACTCGCTATGGGAGCGACCTGTATAAGGTCAGGGTGCCGCCGCACCTGGCAGGACAGACTTTTTTTGATATAATGTGTGAACTGAAGAAAAACAACGACGTCCTGTGCCTGGGCGTAGAAAACGCGAACGGCCGGCAGCTGCTCGCCAACCCGGACTGCGAATACAAGGTCAATAGCGATGATCACCTCGTGCTCATTGCCTCGTCCAGACCTGAGTTGAAATGAGGCGGCGTTGGAGGAAAACATTTTCAAAATGCTCTCTACTAAGAGATAATAATCCAAAAAACAGTACAAATCGGGAGGTGGTTATGTCCGAGAAATTTGAACTGGTAAAGGAGTACCTCTTTGACATGGGAGTCCTTATTGTCAATGAGGACCCGGCTGAAGAGCTGGTGGTGGTCAATGATGAGGATAACGGCATCAATCACATGGTCATTGACTGCGAAGAGCCGATCCTGGTCCTGGAGCAGGTGATCATGAAGGTATCAAAACAGCCGGGGGACCTGTTCAAACGCCTGCTACAGATGAATCGCGAACTGGTCCATGGCGCCTTCGTGCTGGATGATAAGGCCGAACTCATCCTTTTCCGGGATACACTTCAGCTCGAAAACATTGACCGCAACGAACTCGAGGCCTCCATCCAGGCCTTGGGCCTGGCCCTGGTCGAGTTTAGTTCCGAACTAATCAATTACGCCGATAAATAGAACTGTCCGCTTTTTATCTACCTTAAGGAGGTATGACATTATGTCCATTTTTAAACGTCTTATGAAGGTGGGTCAGGCTGAGGCTCATGCCGTGCTGGATAAGGTCGAAGACCCCATCAGAATGACCGAACAGGGCATCCGGGACCTCAAAAAGGACCTTCAGGGCGCCATGACCAGCCTGGCTGAGGTTAAAGGCATCGCCCTTCGCACCCGGAGAGAATCGGAAAACCACAAGAAACGGGTCGCTGATTACGAACGCAAGGCCATGATGCTGCTCCAGAAGATGCAGAACGGCGAAGTGGATCAAGCCGACGCGGAGCGACTGGCCACCGAGGCCTTAAACAAAAAAGAGGAGGCCGCGCAGGAGGCCATCAGGCTCTCCCAGGAGGCGGACCGGCACGAACAAATGGCCAGCCAGCTTCAATCCAACGTCAACAAGATCAAATCAACCATTACCACCTATGAAAACGACCTGGTAACGCTCAAGGCCCGGTCCAAGACAGCCGCGGCCACGAAAAAAATCAACCAGCAGATCGTCAATATTGATTCCTCCGGGACTATCGCCATGCTGGAAAAGA
This genomic stretch from Deltaproteobacteria bacterium harbors:
- a CDS encoding NAD-binding protein, whose protein sequence is MHTVLQFLQPFLHLIRREQLHRVALILVLLVLLGSATFSLFETDMGFLDSLWWTVVTVTTVGYGDISPTTIGGRIVGFGVMILGIGLLGVFTATVAGVFVEHKLKEDKGMKTRKVSQHFVICGWNFRGPAIVAELRADIKSKKKPIVLIAEIPEKPLDDPDLQFIRGEVEPDALDRANIGEAQVAIILSDENLDAYARDAKTILNTLTIKSLYPDVYACVELMHSKNIDHCQRAKADEIIVVGELSTNLLVQAALDHGITRIITELVSTRYGSDLYKVRVPPHLAGQTFFDIMCELKKNNDVLCLGVENANGRQLLANPDCEYKVNSDDHLVLIASSRPELK
- a CDS encoding YbjN domain-containing protein; protein product: MSEKFELVKEYLFDMGVLIVNEDPAEELVVVNDEDNGINHMVIDCEEPILVLEQVIMKVSKQPGDLFKRLLQMNRELVHGAFVLDDKAELILFRDTLQLENIDRNELEASIQALGLALVEFSSELINYADK
- a CDS encoding PspA/IM30 family protein translates to MSIFKRLMKVGQAEAHAVLDKVEDPIRMTEQGIRDLKKDLQGAMTSLAEVKGIALRTRRESENHKKRVADYERKAMMLLQKMQNGEVDQADAERLATEALNKKEEAAQEAIRLSQEADRHEQMASQLQSNVNKIKSTITTYENDLVTLKARSKTAAATKKINQQIVNIDSSGTIAMLEKMKQKVEEDESLAVAYGEMAAIDRNVDDEINAALESGSNPATPSVHLIELKEKMGIS